The Prunus persica cultivar Lovell chromosome G8, Prunus_persica_NCBIv2, whole genome shotgun sequence genome includes a region encoding these proteins:
- the LOC109950711 gene encoding uncharacterized protein LOC109950711 isoform X2: MDELDRIEISTKEVIESKFGSDVENHLGMLCSLIPEFIHEEKFGVDSVMLITPSGDSERMLEERIQKGNMGKRLISTKIKDMHIWIAKLGRSEMSTDELKRDIIFGAFVQQLELLVFLVPQWILKDPEENPNNFSICRENTEDAKIKLYQEIYERTLGESPSFNLSKDDFLLNLRRSIVKEFGECTTCLDDLYNDEGLSVDSLPCGHTFHYKCVIKWCLKNGGTCPLCRGPILPSPIVIA, from the exons ATGGATGAGTTGGACCGTATTGAAATTTCAACCAAAGAAGTCATAGAAAGCAAATTCGGCAGTGATGTTGAAAATCATCTGGGGATGCTGTGCTCATTGATACCGGAATTCATCCATGAGGAGAAGTTTGGAGTAGATTCTGTAATGCT GATTACGCCATCCGGAGATTCTGAAAGGATGCTTGAAGAGAG GATTCAGAAAGGAAATATGGGGAAAAGGTTGATATCTACTAAGATTAAGGACATGCACATTTGGATTGCGAAACTAGGTCGTTCCGAAATGTCAACAGATGAGCTGAAGCGTGATATCATTTTTG GTGCCTTTGTCCAACAACTAGAGTTGCTAGTCTTCCTTGTTCCACAGTGGATTTTGAAAGATCCGGAAGAGAATCCAAATAATTttag CATATGTAGAGAGAATACTGAAGATGCAAAAATAAAGCTTTACCAAGAAATTTATGAAAGAACACTTGGAGAATCACCATCATTTAATTTAAGCAAAGATGATTTCCTGCTAAATCTAAGAAGATCGATTGTAAAGGAGTTCGGG GAGTGCACCACCTGCTTGGATGATCTCTACAATGATGAAGGATTGAGTGTAGACTCACTGCCTTGTGGTCACACATTTCACTACAAGTGCGTAATCAAGTGGTGTTTAAAGAATGGCGGAACATGCCCATTGTGCAGAGGGCCAATATTACCGAGCCCCAT AGTTATCGCATGA
- the LOC109950711 gene encoding uncharacterized protein LOC109950711 isoform X1 codes for MDELDRIEISTKEVIESKFGSDVENHLGMLCSLIPEFIHEEKFGVDSVMLITPSGDSERMLEERIQKGNMGKRLISTKIKDMHIWIAKLGRSEMSTDELKRDIIFGDLYADDRSAFVQQLELLVFLVPQWILKDPEENPNNFSICRENTEDAKIKLYQEIYERTLGESPSFNLSKDDFLLNLRRSIVKEFGECTTCLDDLYNDEGLSVDSLPCGHTFHYKCVIKWCLKNGGTCPLCRGPILPSPIVIA; via the exons ATGGATGAGTTGGACCGTATTGAAATTTCAACCAAAGAAGTCATAGAAAGCAAATTCGGCAGTGATGTTGAAAATCATCTGGGGATGCTGTGCTCATTGATACCGGAATTCATCCATGAGGAGAAGTTTGGAGTAGATTCTGTAATGCT GATTACGCCATCCGGAGATTCTGAAAGGATGCTTGAAGAGAG GATTCAGAAAGGAAATATGGGGAAAAGGTTGATATCTACTAAGATTAAGGACATGCACATTTGGATTGCGAAACTAGGTCGTTCCGAAATGTCAACAGATGAGCTGAAGCGTGATATCATTTTTGGTGATCTCTATGCAGATGACAGAA GTGCCTTTGTCCAACAACTAGAGTTGCTAGTCTTCCTTGTTCCACAGTGGATTTTGAAAGATCCGGAAGAGAATCCAAATAATTttag CATATGTAGAGAGAATACTGAAGATGCAAAAATAAAGCTTTACCAAGAAATTTATGAAAGAACACTTGGAGAATCACCATCATTTAATTTAAGCAAAGATGATTTCCTGCTAAATCTAAGAAGATCGATTGTAAAGGAGTTCGGG GAGTGCACCACCTGCTTGGATGATCTCTACAATGATGAAGGATTGAGTGTAGACTCACTGCCTTGTGGTCACACATTTCACTACAAGTGCGTAATCAAGTGGTGTTTAAAGAATGGCGGAACATGCCCATTGTGCAGAGGGCCAATATTACCGAGCCCCAT AGTTATCGCATGA